A window of Roseburia hominis A2-183 genomic DNA:
TGTTATTGCAATAATGCGAAATTGACGATAGAAAGTTTTTCATATCTCGGTCAGCTCAACAATTACATTACTCTGCTGATACAGCCAGTCCGTAAATTCTTTCGGGCTGGCCGTTCCTGTTTTTACAGCCTTTTTTCTCTGCAAGGCTTCTTTCTTAAAGTCGGAAAAGGCAGCCTGTATTTTTTCCAGACGGTCAGCCGGAAAGCCTGCGGTATTCTTTACTCGGTTTATTTTGTTGCGCCAGTTCTGGCATTCATTTTTATAAAGCAGGTCATAGTTGTTTTCTCTTGCCCTCTCGTCAAATTCCCGCTTGTTTTGAAGCGCCTGTACTTTTCGGCACTTGTCGCTGCACAGCTCATACCGCTGGCTCTTTGCCAGAAAATATTTCCCGCAGACCTTGCACTGCCGGAAGCAAAGCCCCCAGTCATTCAGCCTGTTCAGATAATAGGTAATCAACGGGTAGAGGGACGCATAGGCAGACACACATTCTTCTGTGCGCCGGTTGTCCGGGAACCAGAGGTCAAGCCGGGTATCTTCTGACGGTGCGCCTTTGAAATAAAGGCTGCCAGTTTGAAAATGTTTCGGTTTTCCTGTTTCTCTGTCAAAGATCATGGTTTCGTTATGGAATACCCCGGTCAGGCTGCTCATTTTATCCATGAAGCGGTCACAGGCAGCGTTACGGTCACGGGGTTCTCTGGCAAGCAGATAGCTGTTCCAGATACGGAACGCTACATACATTTTCAGAGGATCGTTGCTAAGATATTTTCCCCAGAGAAATTCGCTTGCCGCCTGCTCCAGCTCCGGCTGTTTCCATCTGTTGGAGTGGAGGGCTTGCCGCAGCGGAGAAAGCCCATATAAGTTCCAATCTCTGTCCGTGTCACGCTCAAAGTTTATCAAAAAAGTTCCCAGTGGGCGTGTCATATCACAAAGCACCTCTGCGTTTTGGCTCCCGTTCAGCCGGAAGCGGATCTGCTGTTCTTCCCCAATCAAAATCCGCTCTTTCATTTTCTTCCTGTCCAGCGTCAGGACAAACAAAATCCTCTCAAAACATGGCTCATGCCGTATAAACTGATTCTCCATCCCTATCCCCTGCCTTTGTTTATGGTAATTATATAATTCGGTTATATCTGTTACACTCATGGTATCGCAGAAGCATTGTTTTGTCAAGGATAGTCCGCTATGATGATTGCAGTTGGTAATTTCGTGCCACACAGTACCTTGACAAGTGAATGACCGTCCAAAAGGGATATGACCGGCAGGAGAAGTGACGCATCCGGCGCACCAATGCAGGGAAACACCGCAGGAATGGGGCAGGAAAACGGCTTTTGGGGAGAACGGCAGCAGGAAGCATTTTAACCTATTTGATTTATGGGAGGAACAGAATGAACGATAAAAAGAGATTGAACAGCTACGAGGATTTACCGCTGGTTCTGGATGTGGCGGACATTCAGCGGATTATGGGAATTTCAAGAGCGAGCGCCTATGAGCTGGTACACACACCCGGCTTTCCAGCGTTCCGCAGGGGCAGACTTATCAAGGTCAGCAAAATTGCTTTCTTTGAATGGATGGCAAAAGGCTCCGAAACCGTACCGAGAAGCGACAAATAAGCGTGAGTTATCATTCCCTGACTGCAAATACTGCCGCACTTTACAAAGGGGTATACAGAGGGAAAAACCTTAAAAATGATACCGAAACGCTACACCAAAACAGCCTATCTGCGTACATCAGATAGAAACGGAGAAAGGAGCCGGTTATGGCAAGAATGAGTAACAAGCGGCGGTTGGAATGGTCTTTCTTCTTAAATGACCGCAGCCGTATCACTTACAACGAACTGTGCCGGAAATGCCAGCACGAATGTAAACAGAGCTTCCGGGCGGTTGTGGTTGACTGCCCGAAGTATCTTTCCAAGCGTTCCAAGAAAAAGGACAAGACTGCCGGAAACGGCAAAATCCCTTAGAAACTAAGGGCGCACTTCTATACATAGTCTAAAGACCATGTATCGTGCGTCCTGCGGAGCTTACCTCTGCCGCTGATAAAATCAGCAATCCGAGGTCTGCGTTCGCTTCGCTCCGACAAGGTGGCTACACCCCCTTGCGCCGCTAAAGCGGCTATCCCCTGTGTACCCGCCGCAAAGAGAAATCCGCTCTGCGGTTTTCCCTTTTCATCGGGTTTTATAGAAGCACTGACACACGGACTGTCTGCGGATGGTCTTTCTTTATCTTATCAGCAAAGGATGTGAGAACATGGAAAAATCTTTGGAACAGTTGAAGCAGGAATATGAAAAAACCACTGTCCTGCTGGAACAGGAAAAACGGAAAATGCAGCGTTTGAAAAACCGGCAGGCGTATCTGGAAAGCGGTTCCCGGAAACAGAGGACGCACCGGCTGATTACCCGTGGGGCAGCTATTGAGAGCATTGCACCACAGACAAAGGAGCTATCCGAAGCGGAATTTTATTCCCTCATGGAAAGCATTTTGAATCTGCCGCAGGCGGAGCATTTCATCCGGTCTGCCACAGAGAACCACGCCCGTATTTCCGGGCAGGAGAAAGGCGGTGACTAAGGATAGCACTTTATCATTTTTCAATCGCACAGATCAAGCGCAGCGCCGGTCAGAGCGCCATTGCCAGCGCAGCCTATCGAGCCGGGGAGCGTCTTTACAGCAGCTACTATGGAGAAGTCAGCGACTACACCAAAAAGGGCGGCGTGATCGCTTCGGAAATCATGCTGCCGCCCCATGCGCCGGAAATATATCTTGACCGGGCGACCCTCTGGAATGCTGTGGAGAACTGCGAGAAACATCCAAAAGCACAGCTTGCCTATTCCTTTGATATTGCCATGCAGAATGAATTGACGCTGGAAGAAAACATGGAGCTGGCGAGGAAGTTCGTACAGGAGCAGTTTGTGACAAAAGGCATGATTGCCGACCTTGCTTTTCACAGCCCGGAGAAAGAGGACGGCGGCATCCCTAACCCGCATTTTCATGTGATGACAACCATGCGCCCTTTGAACCCGGATGGCACATGGGGACAAAAACAGCGTCGGGAATATCTTCTTGATGAAGATGGAAACCGAATCCGGGATAAAAACGGCGATTATATGTTTAACGCTGTCCATACAACAGACTGGCATGAGCCGGAAACGCTGGAACACTGGCGGGAGCAGTGGGCGGCTGCCGTTAATACAAAATTTGAGGAAAAAGGGCTGGATGTGCGTATCGACCACCGTTCCTATGTGCGGCAGGGGCTTGACCTGATACCTACTGTCCACGAGGGAGCTAATGTCCGGCAGATGGAAGCAAAGGGCATCCGCACCGAGAAAGGGGAACTGAACCGCTGGATTAAAGCCACCAACCGGCTCATGCAGGATGTGAGGAAGAAGATCAAAGCCCTGTTTGTCTGGATGGCAGAGGTAAAAGAAGAACTTTCCAAACCGCAGACACCGAGCCTTGCCGACCTGTTGATCGCTTATTACAACCAGCGCAACGCAGGGGCATGGAGCAATAAAGCCAGAACCGGAAACTTAAAGCAGTTTGCCGAAGCCGTCAATTATCTGACGGAAAACAAGCTGCTCACATTAGAGGATTTGCAGGAGCGTCTTTCCTCTGTCAACGAAGAATTTGAAGCGTTAAGCGACTCCATGAAAAAGAAATCTGCCCGGATAAAGGAATTGCAGGAATTGATACGGGAGGGCGAGAATTACCAGCGGCTAAAACCTGTTCATACGGAATTGAACAATATCAAGTTTAAGAAACAGAGGGAGAAATTTGAAACATCCCACGATGCGGAGTTACGGCTGTTTTATGCCGCCCGCCGTATTTTGAAAGAAAAACTGGATGGAAAACCCATTGCCCTGAAAGCATGGAAACAGGAATACGCACAGTTAAAAACAGAGTATGCCGAACTGTCTCCGCAGCACAAGCCACTCCGGGAGGAAGTCATACGGCTACGGCAGGTGCAGAACGCCGTAGATACCGCACTGCGCCGGAGGGAGCAGCCACAGGCAGTACAGAGAAAGAAACATGAGATGGAGCTATGATATAACCGGCAGCTTTACCGCTACCAGTATTTTTATGGAGGGAGCATTTGAATGTATTTGAAGCGGTGAAACAGTCTGTTACCACCCGGCAGGCTGCTTCATTCTATGGAATCCGGGTGGGGAGAAACGGCATGGTCTGCTGTCCATTCCACAATGACCGCACGCCCAGCATGAAAGTGGACAGCCGCTTTTACTGCTTCGGCTGCGGGGCTTCCGGGGATGTGATCGACTTTGCCGCTTTGCTGCATGGATTGGGGAAACGGGAAGCTGCGGTCAGGCTTGCGGAGGACTTCGGCGTTTCCTATGAGAAATCCGGCAATGCGCCGCCAGATAGGAAGCGTCACAACAGGTCACAGCCCCGACAAAAATCAGCGGAGCAGAGATTTCAGGAAACGGAACGGTATTGTTTCCGGGTGCTATGCGATTATCTGCGCCTGCTGGAGCATTGGAAAACAGCACACGCCCCACAGCCGCAGGATGCCATCTGGCATCCTCTTTTTGTGGAAGCGTTGCAGAGGATAAGCTACACAGAATACCTTTTGGATATTTTGTTATACGGAGAAATAGAAGAAAAAGCGGCATTGATCGCCGCACAGGGAAAGGAGGTGTTGCGGCTTGAACAGCGAATTTCAGAGCTTGCCGCCGGAAACGCAGGAAGCGGTCAAAAGGACGATGGACACAATGGAACCGGCGCAGACACCGGCAGAAATCCGGGAAACATTAGAGGGGACGCAGAAAGGCGGCGTGAAGAACAGCATCCGAAACTGCCTGACGGTGTTCCAGCGTGACCCTCTGTTTCGCGGGGCGCTGCGCCTGAACCTTTTGACGGAGCAGATTGACATTGTGAAGCCGCTGGGCTGGGAGCGCACCAGTACCACGCTGACCGACATGGACATGAACTACCTGCTTTTGTATCTGGAAGAAAATTACGGGCTTACCAGCGAGAAAAAGGTGCAGAGCGCCATCAAGATTGTTGCCAATGAAAACCGCTACCATCCAGTCAGGGATTACCTGAACAGCCTGCAATGGGACGGCACAGAGCGCATCCGTTACGCCCTGCATCACTTTCTGGGAGCCGATACGGACGAATACACCTATGAAGCCTTGAAACTGTTCCTGATGGGAGCCATCCGGCGGGTATTCAGACCGGGGAGCAAGTTTGAGGTCATGCTCTGTCTGGTTGGTGGTCAGGGAGCCGGGAAATCTACCTTTTTCCGGCTGCTGGCAGGCAGGGACGAATGGTTTTCAGACGATTTGAAAAAGCTGGACGATGAAAATGTGTACCGCAAGCTGCAAGGGCATTGGATTATCGAGATGTCGGAGATGATTGCCACAGCCAACGCCAAGAGTATTGAGGAAATCAAGTCATTCTTAAGCCGCCAGAAAGAAACCTACAAAGTGCCGTATGAGACACATCCGGCAGACCGGCTGCGGCAATGTGTATTTGGAGGGACGACCAACCGGCAGGACTTTTTGCCCCGTGACCGCACCGGCAACCGGCGCTTTCTCCCCGTGACGGTGTACCCGGAACGGGCGGAGGTTCACATACTGGACGATGAAGCGGCGGCGAGGGCGTATATCGAACAGATGTGGGCGGAAGCCATGACGGTTTATCGCAGTGGGAAGTATAAGCTGTCATTCAGCATGGAAATGAACCGATACCTGAACGCCCACCAGCAGGACTTTATGCAGGAAGACACACAGGCCGGCATGATCTACGCCTATTTGGAGGACTACACCGGCGACAGGGTATGTTCCAAGCAGCTTTATG
This region includes:
- a CDS encoding helix-turn-helix domain-containing protein, whose amino-acid sequence is MNDKKRLNSYEDLPLVLDVADIQRIMGISRASAYELVHTPGFPAFRRGRLIKVSKIAFFEWMAKGSETVPRSDK
- the mobQ gene encoding MobQ family relaxase — translated: MALYHFSIAQIKRSAGQSAIASAAYRAGERLYSSYYGEVSDYTKKGGVIASEIMLPPHAPEIYLDRATLWNAVENCEKHPKAQLAYSFDIAMQNELTLEENMELARKFVQEQFVTKGMIADLAFHSPEKEDGGIPNPHFHVMTTMRPLNPDGTWGQKQRREYLLDEDGNRIRDKNGDYMFNAVHTTDWHEPETLEHWREQWAAAVNTKFEEKGLDVRIDHRSYVRQGLDLIPTVHEGANVRQMEAKGIRTEKGELNRWIKATNRLMQDVRKKIKALFVWMAEVKEELSKPQTPSLADLLIAYYNQRNAGAWSNKARTGNLKQFAEAVNYLTENKLLTLEDLQERLSSVNEEFEALSDSMKKKSARIKELQELIREGENYQRLKPVHTELNNIKFKKQREKFETSHDAELRLFYAARRILKEKLDGKPIALKAWKQEYAQLKTEYAELSPQHKPLREEVIRLRQVQNAVDTALRRREQPQAVQRKKHEMEL
- a CDS encoding virulence-associated E family protein, translated to MDTMEPAQTPAEIRETLEGTQKGGVKNSIRNCLTVFQRDPLFRGALRLNLLTEQIDIVKPLGWERTSTTLTDMDMNYLLLYLEENYGLTSEKKVQSAIKIVANENRYHPVRDYLNSLQWDGTERIRYALHHFLGADTDEYTYEALKLFLMGAIRRVFRPGSKFEVMLCLVGGQGAGKSTFFRLLAGRDEWFSDDLKKLDDENVYRKLQGHWIIEMSEMIATANAKSIEEIKSFLSRQKETYKVPYETHPADRLRQCVFGGTTNRQDFLPRDRTGNRRFLPVTVYPERAEVHILDDEAAARAYIEQMWAEAMTVYRSGKYKLSFSMEMNRYLNAHQQDFMQEDTQAGMIYAYLEDYTGDRVCSKQLYEEALGNLNSPADWETRAICEIMNTGIAGGIIQGWVAYKSPKRYKKYGSQKGWERVNQAPPEGDGFQEITEEEARQMELPF
- a CDS encoding CHC2 zinc finger domain-containing protein — its product is MNVFEAVKQSVTTRQAASFYGIRVGRNGMVCCPFHNDRTPSMKVDSRFYCFGCGASGDVIDFAALLHGLGKREAAVRLAEDFGVSYEKSGNAPPDRKRHNRSQPRQKSAEQRFQETERYCFRVLCDYLRLLEHWKTAHAPQPQDAIWHPLFVEALQRISYTEYLLDILLYGEIEEKAALIAAQGKEVLRLEQRISELAAGNAGSGQKDDGHNGTGADTGRNPGNIRGDAERRREEQHPKLPDGVPA
- a CDS encoding DUF3847 domain-containing protein — encoded protein: MEKSLEQLKQEYEKTTVLLEQEKRKMQRLKNRQAYLESGSRKQRTHRLITRGAAIESIAPQTKELSEAEFYSLMESILNLPQAEHFIRSATENHARISGQEKGGD